A window of the Schistocerca nitens isolate TAMUIC-IGC-003100 chromosome 5, iqSchNite1.1, whole genome shotgun sequence genome harbors these coding sequences:
- the LOC126259876 gene encoding 60S ribosomal protein L7, with protein sequence MADTQKTEKPAAKTPEKAEKVKTPEKKSDAASKKLPAVPESVLKRRKRRDASKVAQLKATLKQKALKYKKRKEIFKRAETYVREYHRKERDEVRLARQARNRGNYYVPGEARLAFVIRIRGVNQVAPKVRKVLQLFRLKQINNGIFLKLNKATINMLRICEPYVTWGIPNLKSVRELIYKRGFAKINGQRIPITSNEIIEKKLGKMGIICVEDLIHEIFTVGPKFKYASNFLWPFKLNTPTGGWRKKTNHYVEGGDFGNREDKINELLRRMV encoded by the exons ATGGCTGACAC TCAGAAAACTGAGAAGCCAGCAGCAAaaacccctgaaaaggcagaaaaagtaaaaacaccagagaaaaagagTGATGCAGCGTCCAAGAAGTTACCTGCAGTGCCTGAATCTGTGCTCAAAAGGCGTAAACGCCGTGATGCATCCAAAGTTGCTCAGCTGAAGGCAACTCTTAAG caaaaggcgcttaagtacaagaagaggaaaGAGATTTTCAAAAGAGCTGAGACATATGTTCGGGAGTACCACAGGAAGGAGCGAGATGAAGTTCGTTTGGCTCGGCAAGCAAGAAACCGTGGGAACTATTATGTCCCTGGGGAAGCACGTTTGGCATTTGTCATCCGTATTAGAGG TGTTAACCAGGTAGCTCCCAAGGTGCGAAAAGTTCTGCAGCTGTTCAGGCTGAAACAGATAAACAATGGCATCTTCCTGAAACTGAACAAG GCAACAATAAATATGCTTCGTATTTGTGAACCATATGTGACTTGGGGAATACCAAACCTGAAGAGTGTGCGTGAGTTGATATACAAGAGAGGATTTGCTAAGATAAATGGGCAGAGAATACCAATTACTTCTAATGAGATTATTGAGAAGAAATTGG GTAAAATGGGCATAATCTGTGTTGAAGACTTGATCCATGAAATCTTCACTGTTGGACCTAAATTTAAGTATGcctcaaacttcctctggccattTAAG ctCAATACACCAACTGGTGGTTGGCGCAAGAAGACAAACCATTATGTTGAAGGTGGTGACTTTGGAAATAGGGAGGACAAAATAAATGAACTGCTCCGCAGAATGGTGTAA